One part of the Tunicatimonas pelagia genome encodes these proteins:
- a CDS encoding aminodeoxychorismate synthase component I: MKMMRAIRQMNSLGKQRIPFLFIIDFLNERTQVLPLSEVNPQQLLFDVQGVTNAPHQIVRNTSVELEKFPVDFATYRAAFERVQYYIRRGDTYLVNLSFETPVRLNLSLEEIFYRSRARYKLLFNNQWVVFSPEAFCRIDETGRIRTFPMKGTIDASLPDAQDRLANDAKEQAEHTTVVDLLRNDLSQIATNVSVPRFQYLEKITTHQRALWQMSSEIRGQLPSNYAENIGDLLFKMLPAGSISGAPKPKTVSIIREVENYERGYYTGVFGLFDGKQLNSGVMIRFIENKNGQYVFKSGGGITYFSEAEREYQELIDKIYVPIY, encoded by the coding sequence ATGAAGATGATGAGGGCTATTCGTCAGATGAACTCGCTGGGTAAGCAGCGCATTCCGTTTTTGTTTATCATTGATTTTCTGAACGAGCGTACGCAGGTGTTACCTTTGTCAGAAGTCAATCCTCAGCAGTTGCTATTTGATGTACAGGGAGTGACGAATGCGCCACATCAAATCGTCCGGAATACTTCGGTAGAACTAGAGAAGTTTCCGGTAGACTTTGCTACCTACCGGGCTGCATTTGAGCGAGTGCAGTACTACATTCGGCGGGGAGATACCTATTTAGTCAATCTGAGTTTTGAGACCCCTGTTAGGCTAAATCTGTCACTAGAAGAAATATTTTACCGAAGCCGGGCCCGCTACAAACTCCTGTTTAATAACCAGTGGGTCGTATTTTCACCCGAAGCATTCTGCCGGATTGACGAAACCGGGAGGATTCGCACCTTCCCCATGAAGGGAACCATTGATGCTTCTCTACCGGACGCTCAAGACAGACTAGCCAACGATGCTAAAGAACAAGCCGAACATACCACTGTTGTTGATTTGCTACGGAATGACCTCAGCCAGATTGCTACTAACGTTAGTGTACCGCGCTTTCAGTATTTAGAAAAAATTACGACCCACCAGCGGGCACTGTGGCAGATGAGCTCCGAAATTCGGGGACAACTACCGAGTAACTACGCGGAAAATATTGGTGACTTACTTTTTAAGATGCTACCGGCGGGATCGATTAGTGGCGCGCCCAAGCCGAAGACTGTCTCTATTATCCGAGAGGTGGAAAATTATGAGCGGGGCTATTACACTGGAGTTTTTGGTCTGTTTGATGGTAAACAATTAAACTCGGGGGTGATGATCCGATTTATTGAGAATAAGAACGGGCAATACGTATTTAAAAGCGGTGGTGGCATTACTTACTTTAGCGAGGCGGAGCGGGAGTATCAGGAATTAATAGATAAAATCTATGTCCCGATTTATTGA
- a CDS encoding aminotransferase class IV — translation MSRFIETLCVKQGKMQHLAYHQQRVNRSRQEVLGINQPLALDQLLRVPNEWKTVARVKCRIVYSVNIEETTFSEYVPRAIQSLRLVTHDVIQYNYKFEDRRLINHLFAQRQGCDDILMVKNGLITDTSYSNVAFSDGTAWFTPYRPLLPGTARARLLYEGRLREMKITPNDLPQFESCSLINAMLPLGESLVAMNNIGW, via the coding sequence ATGTCCCGATTTATTGAAACCCTCTGTGTAAAGCAAGGTAAGATGCAGCACTTAGCCTATCACCAGCAACGCGTAAACCGCAGCCGGCAGGAAGTATTAGGAATAAATCAACCACTAGCATTAGATCAATTACTTCGAGTACCGAATGAATGGAAAACCGTGGCGCGGGTAAAATGTCGGATTGTGTATTCGGTCAATATTGAAGAAACTACTTTCTCGGAGTACGTCCCTCGAGCAATCCAATCATTGAGATTAGTCACCCATGATGTTATTCAGTACAACTATAAGTTTGAGGATCGTCGCCTCATCAATCACTTATTCGCCCAGCGACAGGGCTGTGATGATATTTTGATGGTGAAAAATGGATTAATTACAGATACATCCTACAGCAATGTAGCGTTTTCTGATGGTACAGCATGGTTCACTCCTTACCGACCACTCTTGCCCGGCACCGCTCGCGCTCGCTTGCTTTATGAAGGTCGCTTACGAGAGATGAAAATAACCCCAAATGATTTGCCTCAATTTGAAAGCTGTAGTTTAATTAATGCGATGCTACCGCTAGGTGAGAGTTTAGTAGCTATGAACAATATCGGTTGGTAA
- a CDS encoding Lrp/AsnC family transcriptional regulator codes for MSVDQLNQKILERLRKNARIPVSEISKDVGLTAPAIAERIRRMEEAGIIRSYGVVLDYEKLGYALQAFVTVRIYANQSQRLVHFLKQQKEVQACYAVTGREGYYIELRSASLQELEHIIAKLTEFGEPNTSIVLSKVI; via the coding sequence ATGAGTGTTGATCAGCTTAATCAGAAGATTCTAGAAAGATTGCGGAAAAATGCCCGAATTCCGGTCTCCGAAATTAGTAAGGACGTAGGTCTCACCGCACCTGCTATAGCCGAGCGAATTCGCAGAATGGAAGAAGCGGGAATTATCCGGTCTTACGGAGTAGTGTTAGACTACGAAAAGTTAGGCTACGCCCTGCAAGCGTTCGTCACGGTAAGAATTTACGCCAACCAAAGCCAACGGCTCGTACATTTCTTGAAGCAGCAAAAAGAAGTACAGGCTTGCTACGCTGTCACCGGACGGGAAGGTTACTATATTGAGCTACGATCGGCTAGTTTACAGGAGTTAGAGCATATCATTGCCAAACTTACCGAGTTTGGCGAACCCAACACCTCTATTGTGCTCTCTAAGGTGATTTAG
- the hppD gene encoding 4-hydroxyphenylpyruvate dioxygenase: MQTQEFSQVADQQDFLPINGTFYIEFYVGNAKQAAFYYHYTFGYDIVGYLGPETGHRDRASYLLQQNKVRFILTSPIKPEGFVADHVYQHGDGVRDIALWVEDAREAFQATTQRGAKVVAEPQVHSDEEGEIVTASIKTYGDTIHTFVENKNYQGFFMPGFKKIENPHLQNRSVGLKYVDHIVGNVELGDMNAFVDFYADVMGFKQLVSFDDKDISTKYTALMSKVMSNGNERIKFPINEPAPGLKKSQIDEYLEFYGGAGVQHIAIATDNIIQTITQLRDNGVAFLHVPDNYYDDLKERVGDIDEPIEELRKLGILVDRDDEGYLLQIFTKPVQDRPTVFYEIIERKGARSFGKGNFKALFEAIEREQALRGNL; this comes from the coding sequence ATGCAAACTCAAGAATTTTCTCAGGTAGCTGACCAACAGGATTTTCTACCGATCAATGGTACTTTTTACATTGAGTTCTACGTAGGCAACGCTAAGCAAGCCGCGTTTTACTACCACTATACATTTGGCTACGATATTGTAGGATACCTAGGACCTGAAACCGGTCATCGCGATCGGGCGAGCTATCTGCTTCAGCAAAACAAAGTTCGCTTTATTCTGACTTCGCCTATCAAACCAGAAGGATTTGTTGCCGACCACGTGTATCAGCACGGCGACGGAGTGCGGGATATTGCCCTTTGGGTAGAAGATGCTCGTGAAGCTTTTCAGGCTACTACGCAGCGGGGAGCAAAAGTAGTAGCTGAGCCTCAGGTGCATTCTGATGAGGAGGGAGAGATTGTAACTGCCTCAATCAAAACCTACGGAGATACTATTCACACTTTTGTGGAGAATAAGAATTACCAGGGCTTCTTTATGCCCGGATTTAAGAAAATTGAGAATCCACACTTGCAGAACCGTAGCGTGGGGCTGAAGTACGTAGACCATATCGTAGGCAATGTAGAACTAGGCGATATGAACGCTTTCGTTGATTTCTACGCCGACGTGATGGGTTTCAAGCAACTGGTTTCCTTCGACGATAAAGACATTTCTACCAAGTACACCGCACTGATGTCCAAAGTCATGTCCAACGGTAACGAACGTATCAAGTTCCCGATTAACGAGCCTGCTCCCGGCTTAAAGAAAAGTCAGATTGATGAGTACTTAGAGTTCTACGGCGGAGCAGGAGTGCAGCACATTGCCATTGCCACCGATAATATTATTCAAACGATTACCCAACTACGCGATAATGGCGTAGCGTTTCTGCACGTGCCGGATAACTACTACGATGACCTAAAAGAACGGGTAGGCGATATCGATGAGCCGATAGAAGAACTGCGTAAGTTAGGCATTCTGGTTGATCGCGACGATGAAGGCTATCTGCTACAAATCTTCACCAAACCAGTGCAAGATCGCCCCACCGTTTTCTACGAAATTATTGAACGCAAAGGTGCCCGATCCTTCGGAAAAGGCAACTTTAAAGCCCTGTTTGAGGCTATTGAACGAGAACAGGCTCTCAGAGGAAACCTCTGA
- a CDS encoding four helix bundle protein produces the protein MSGEKDGIDNPVREKSFAFAIRVVGLYKYLVNEKKEFVLSKQLLKSGTSIGANVEEGIGGISRKDFRAKLSIAYKEARETKYWLKLLHATDYIDEKAFDSMIEDCEELLKILYVIVKKAGE, from the coding sequence ATGAGTGGAGAAAAGGATGGTATTGATAATCCGGTGCGGGAGAAATCGTTTGCGTTTGCGATTAGAGTTGTGGGTTTGTATAAGTATTTGGTGAATGAGAAGAAGGAGTTTGTTTTATCCAAGCAGCTACTTAAGAGTGGGACGAGCATTGGGGCTAATGTGGAAGAAGGTATTGGTGGGATTTCCCGGAAAGATTTTAGAGCTAAACTTTCTATCGCCTACAAAGAAGCTAGGGAAACTAAGTATTGGCTCAAGCTATTGCACGCAACTGATTACATCGATGAAAAAGCCTTTGATTCCATGATAGAAGACTGCGAAGAACTACTAAAAATACTCTATGTAATCGTTAAGAAAGCAGGTGAATGA
- a CDS encoding homogentisate 1,2-dioxygenase encodes MAYYIQRGDIPPKRHTQFRQPDGSLYYEEVIGAEGFSGISSIAYHINPPTSIDKVGEPVSFGIDYADEKNMQHRHLLGKNIQPKGDWLSGRQYVMGNNDVCLAICQPTENMRCFYRNASADELVYVHDGEGELLSPLGSVKFTQGDYVHVPRTITHQWNINLDEPCRFLVIESYSEIKFPRKYRNQFGQLLEHSPFCERDLKTPEFIEAKDEAGGFEVKIAKHNQLQSFTYTHHPFDVVGWDGYMYPYAISIHDFEPITGRIHQPPPVHQMFEGHNFVVCSFVPRLFDYHPRSIPAPYSHSNIDSDEVLFYAEGNFMSRKGVERASFTLHPGGMPHGPHPGTAEASIGKKGTEELAVMVDTFHPLKLTKQALEIEDQEYIYSWKV; translated from the coding sequence ATGGCATATTATATTCAACGCGGAGATATTCCGCCCAAGCGACATACTCAATTTCGGCAGCCGGATGGTTCTTTATACTATGAAGAGGTGATTGGTGCCGAAGGTTTTAGTGGCATTTCATCTATTGCCTATCATATCAATCCACCTACGTCTATTGATAAAGTAGGAGAACCAGTAAGTTTTGGTATTGACTATGCTGATGAAAAAAATATGCAGCATCGCCACTTGTTGGGCAAAAATATCCAGCCGAAGGGCGATTGGCTGAGTGGTCGGCAGTACGTGATGGGTAATAATGATGTGTGTCTGGCGATTTGCCAGCCCACCGAAAACATGCGCTGTTTTTATCGCAATGCTTCAGCCGATGAACTGGTGTACGTACATGACGGTGAGGGCGAACTGCTTAGTCCATTGGGGAGTGTGAAATTTACGCAGGGCGATTACGTACACGTACCCCGCACCATCACTCATCAGTGGAATATCAATCTGGATGAGCCTTGTCGCTTTCTGGTGATTGAAAGCTATTCGGAGATAAAGTTTCCTCGAAAATACCGCAATCAGTTCGGGCAATTGCTAGAGCATAGTCCGTTTTGTGAGCGCGACTTGAAAACCCCGGAATTTATTGAAGCTAAAGACGAAGCGGGCGGGTTTGAAGTCAAGATTGCCAAGCACAATCAGTTACAAAGCTTTACTTACACCCATCACCCATTTGATGTGGTAGGTTGGGATGGCTATATGTATCCTTACGCCATTTCCATCCATGATTTTGAGCCGATTACTGGGCGTATCCATCAGCCACCTCCGGTACATCAGATGTTTGAAGGACACAACTTTGTGGTTTGTTCCTTTGTCCCTCGACTGTTTGACTACCACCCCCGATCTATTCCAGCTCCCTACAGCCACTCTAATATTGATTCGGACGAAGTGCTATTCTACGCCGAAGGCAACTTTATGAGCCGGAAGGGAGTAGAACGCGCGTCGTTCACGCTGCACCCCGGAGGAATGCCCCACGGCCCTCATCCCGGCACCGCCGAAGCATCCATTGGCAAAAAAGGCACCGAAGAGTTGGCGGTGATGGTCGATACCTTTCATCCGCTAAAATTGACTAAACAAGCCCTGGAGATAGAAGACCAAGAGTACATTTATTCGTGGAAAGTTTGA
- a CDS encoding Glu/Leu/Phe/Val dehydrogenase dimerization domain-containing protein, which produces MNDLLKEFEEKKPEVVFEWSDPETEAEGWVVINSLRGGAAGGGTRMRKGLDRHEVESLAKTMEIKFTVSGPAIGGAKSGINFDPNDPRKRGVLERWYKAVTPLLKNYYGTGGDLNVDEIHDVIPITESYGLWHPQEGIVTGHYQSSDPQKIKQLGQLRQGVIKKLEDPHYTPSIEQKYTVADMVTGYGVAQSVLHYYDLWDGSAEGKRAIIQGWGNVGSAAGYYLAKSGVKIVGIIDRAGGLINPDGFTYDEVKQLFLNRVQNALHADNMLSFEEMNDRVWSTGAEIFIPAAASRLVTQEQVEQMTENSLEVIASGANVPFQDPQIFFGSIAAYTDERVALIPDFIANCGMARVFAYLMETKNELTDEAILQDVSDTIRKALDKVYEKNPDSKSLAKTAFEIALQELLGKEKSLESPLSHLTSEGANVGAY; this is translated from the coding sequence ATGAATGATCTGTTAAAAGAATTTGAAGAGAAGAAACCGGAAGTGGTTTTTGAGTGGAGTGATCCTGAAACTGAGGCGGAGGGCTGGGTAGTCATCAACTCCTTACGAGGCGGAGCCGCCGGAGGTGGAACCCGGATGCGAAAAGGGTTAGACCGACACGAGGTAGAATCGCTCGCCAAGACCATGGAAATTAAGTTCACCGTGTCGGGGCCAGCCATTGGCGGAGCGAAGTCAGGAATCAACTTTGACCCGAACGACCCTCGTAAACGAGGAGTGCTGGAACGTTGGTACAAAGCAGTTACCCCTTTGTTAAAGAACTACTACGGTACCGGAGGAGATTTGAACGTAGACGAAATTCACGATGTGATTCCGATTACTGAGAGCTACGGGTTGTGGCATCCGCAGGAGGGTATTGTGACTGGCCATTATCAATCCTCTGACCCCCAGAAAATCAAACAACTTGGTCAACTCCGGCAGGGCGTGATTAAAAAGCTGGAAGATCCGCATTATACGCCGTCTATTGAACAAAAGTATACCGTCGCTGATATGGTAACGGGTTATGGCGTCGCCCAGTCGGTACTGCACTACTATGATTTATGGGACGGTAGCGCCGAAGGCAAACGTGCTATCATTCAGGGTTGGGGTAATGTAGGTAGTGCCGCTGGTTACTACCTGGCTAAAAGTGGAGTAAAAATCGTCGGAATTATTGACCGAGCGGGCGGACTCATCAATCCGGACGGTTTTACCTACGATGAAGTGAAGCAGCTTTTTCTGAATCGGGTTCAGAATGCATTGCACGCCGATAATATGCTCTCGTTTGAGGAGATGAATGATCGAGTTTGGAGCACTGGAGCGGAAATTTTCATTCCAGCCGCCGCTTCCCGCTTGGTAACTCAAGAGCAGGTGGAACAAATGACTGAGAATAGTCTGGAAGTAATTGCCAGCGGAGCAAATGTGCCGTTTCAAGACCCGCAAATCTTCTTCGGCTCCATTGCGGCTTATACCGATGAGCGAGTGGCGTTAATTCCGGATTTTATTGCCAATTGCGGTATGGCCCGGGTATTTGCTTACCTGATGGAAACCAAGAACGAGCTTACCGACGAAGCTATTCTTCAGGATGTATCAGATACTATTCGTAAGGCGTTGGATAAGGTGTATGAGAAGAATCCTGACTCGAAGAGTCTGGCAAAAACCGCCTTTGAAATTGCTTTACAAGAATTACTAGGAAAAGAGAAGTCATTAGAATCACCGCTTAGCCATCTCACTTCTGAAGGAGCTAATGTTGGAGCGTATTAA
- the fahA gene encoding fumarylacetoacetase has product MPEFVPPLANDKNEKLNTWLDISPESDFGIHNLPYGIFSTPSRRPRVGVAIGDQIIDLAAVAMRGHFQSLSIEPEVLEQPSLNAFVRLGKPTWQAVRKRLTDWLTQTDSPLQHLRNECFVAQSEAKMHLPLEIGDYTDFYASETHATNVGTMFRGKENALMPNWKHMPIAYHGRASSIVVSDTDIRRPKGQIMLQGADQPMFGATQALDFELEMAAVIGKNSELGISLRPEEAEDYIFGFVLFNDWSARDIQRWEYVPLGPFLGKNFASSISPWVVPLEALEPFRVEGAEQQPKPLPYLQTSGKRNFNINLEVAIQPEGESETIVSQTNFKNMYWGVGQMLAHHTVNGCNLRIGDLLASGTISGNEPGSYGSLLELSWNGERPLKINANQTRTYLEDGDTVTLRGCARKEGIRVGFGEVRTKILPSL; this is encoded by the coding sequence ATGCCGGAATTCGTACCTCCTCTGGCAAATGATAAAAATGAAAAATTGAACACCTGGCTAGACATATCGCCTGAAAGTGACTTTGGTATTCACAATTTACCCTACGGAATATTCTCTACTCCGTCGCGACGCCCCCGAGTGGGAGTAGCCATTGGGGATCAGATTATTGATTTGGCAGCGGTAGCAATGCGAGGTCACTTTCAGAGTTTATCTATTGAGCCGGAAGTACTAGAGCAGCCCTCACTGAATGCTTTTGTCCGGTTAGGAAAACCAACTTGGCAAGCAGTACGAAAACGCCTTACGGATTGGCTTACGCAAACTGATTCACCCCTTCAGCATTTGAGAAATGAATGTTTTGTAGCTCAATCGGAGGCAAAAATGCATCTGCCACTTGAGATTGGTGACTACACTGATTTCTACGCTAGTGAAACGCACGCCACTAACGTAGGCACCATGTTCCGAGGCAAAGAAAATGCCCTGATGCCTAACTGGAAACACATGCCGATTGCCTACCACGGTCGGGCTTCATCCATCGTAGTTTCCGACACCGATATTCGCCGTCCGAAGGGACAGATCATGCTGCAAGGTGCAGATCAGCCGATGTTTGGTGCAACGCAGGCACTCGATTTTGAATTAGAAATGGCTGCCGTGATTGGAAAAAATTCTGAACTGGGAATATCCCTGCGACCAGAAGAAGCGGAAGATTACATTTTTGGCTTCGTACTATTTAACGACTGGTCAGCCCGGGATATTCAACGCTGGGAATATGTGCCATTAGGTCCTTTTTTGGGGAAGAATTTTGCCTCCTCAATTTCGCCGTGGGTAGTACCGCTAGAAGCATTAGAACCCTTCCGAGTTGAAGGGGCGGAGCAGCAACCGAAGCCACTACCGTATCTACAAACTTCTGGCAAACGAAACTTCAATATTAATCTAGAGGTAGCTATTCAACCCGAAGGAGAAAGTGAAACAATCGTTAGTCAAACCAACTTCAAAAACATGTACTGGGGTGTAGGTCAGATGTTGGCTCACCATACAGTCAATGGTTGTAATCTACGGATTGGCGACTTACTGGCATCGGGAACGATTAGTGGAAATGAACCTGGTAGTTATGGAAGTTTGCTCGAACTGAGCTGGAACGGCGAACGTCCGTTAAAAATAAATGCAAACCAAACACGCACCTATCTGGAAGACGGGGATACAGTTACCTTACGGGGTTGTGCCAGAAAAGAAGGCATCCGAGTGGGGTTCGGAGAGGTGCGTACTAAAATTTTACCAAGTCTATGA
- a CDS encoding flavin reductase family protein — translation MKIIRPSEVSTQDFYRYMISAVVPRPIAFVSSMSAEGKVNLSPYSFFNAVSSKPPVLIFAPVNSVRNGNTKNTLDNVREYPEVTINIVNHALVEQMSLTSTAYEKGVNEFTKAGLTEAPSEAVRPPYVAESPVAFECKVTQVLPLGEGGGAGNIVICEVLLVHVNEDILGEDGAIDPFQLDAVGRMGGSAYCRASGNAIFETLRPAREKGIGVDQLPEAIRTSTVLSGSDLAKLANVPQIPNGDLVQRYRNESTIQAALMRYEQDASYSPEIMHWAAKNYLARGETDKAWAALLMSNEKGETEDRSPKN, via the coding sequence ATGAAAATCATCCGTCCAAGCGAAGTAAGCACCCAGGATTTTTATCGCTACATGATTAGTGCGGTGGTTCCACGCCCTATCGCCTTCGTTAGCTCAATGAGTGCGGAAGGCAAAGTAAACCTAAGCCCCTACAGTTTCTTCAACGCGGTAAGCTCCAAACCACCCGTGCTGATCTTTGCCCCCGTGAACAGTGTACGAAACGGAAATACTAAAAACACGCTGGACAATGTGCGGGAATATCCCGAAGTAACCATCAATATCGTGAACCACGCTTTGGTAGAGCAGATGTCGCTTACTAGTACTGCCTATGAAAAAGGGGTCAACGAATTTACCAAAGCGGGCCTTACCGAAGCACCATCGGAGGCGGTTAGGCCTCCCTACGTAGCCGAATCACCGGTAGCGTTTGAGTGTAAAGTCACGCAGGTTTTACCATTAGGCGAAGGCGGTGGAGCCGGAAATATCGTGATTTGTGAGGTGCTGCTGGTTCACGTTAACGAAGATATTTTGGGCGAAGACGGAGCTATCGACCCGTTTCAGCTGGATGCTGTGGGAAGAATGGGAGGTAGTGCCTACTGCCGGGCGAGTGGCAATGCTATCTTCGAGACGCTCCGTCCGGCGCGGGAAAAAGGCATTGGCGTAGACCAGCTACCCGAAGCCATCCGCACCAGTACGGTACTTTCGGGCAGTGACTTAGCGAAACTGGCTAATGTACCTCAAATTCCCAACGGCGATCTGGTGCAACGATACCGCAACGAAAGCACTATTCAGGCTGCGCTAATGCGTTACGAACAAGATGCCTCATACTCACCGGAAATTATGCATTGGGCCGCCAAGAACTATCTAGCTCGAGGTGAAACTGACAAAGCCTGGGCAGCTTTACTAATGAGCAACGAAAAGGGGGAAACCGAAGACCGGAGTCCGAAGAATTAA
- a CDS encoding phenylalanine 4-monooxygenase, with translation MRFPVSGLRTTLNIIPMMQQEYNKYTEEDFKVWKLLYERQIVNLPDAASQAYLDGLQKINFTADKIPNFEETNRELQKITGWSIHVVPGLIDDDKFFQLLSNRKFPSSTWLRKLSQLDYLEEPDMFHDVFGHVPLLANQPFVDYLQELSKIALRYIDNPWAIHLISRIYWFTVEFGLIEENGNLRIYGAGILSSAGETRYSLSEEATHYPYDVAHVMGMAYRKDVFQKQYFIINSYEQLFHSTDQIEEYLQTHADQPEADFETSV, from the coding sequence ATACGATTTCCGGTTTCCGGTCTCCGTACAACATTAAACATTATACCCATGATGCAACAAGAATATAATAAGTACACCGAAGAGGATTTTAAAGTGTGGAAGCTGCTGTACGAGCGGCAAATTGTAAACCTGCCCGACGCAGCCTCTCAGGCGTATCTGGACGGCTTGCAGAAAATCAATTTTACAGCTGACAAGATTCCTAATTTTGAGGAGACCAATCGAGAGCTACAGAAAATTACTGGCTGGAGCATCCATGTGGTGCCGGGATTAATTGACGATGATAAGTTTTTTCAGTTGTTATCTAACCGTAAATTCCCATCTTCTACCTGGCTGCGGAAACTGAGTCAGCTTGATTATCTGGAAGAACCCGATATGTTTCACGATGTATTTGGGCATGTGCCGTTGCTGGCCAATCAGCCGTTTGTAGATTACCTTCAGGAGTTGAGTAAAATTGCCCTGCGTTACATTGATAATCCTTGGGCGATCCATCTGATTTCGCGTATCTACTGGTTTACGGTGGAGTTTGGGCTGATTGAAGAAAATGGCAATCTACGCATCTACGGAGCGGGTATTCTTTCCTCTGCCGGAGAAACCAGGTATAGTTTGAGCGAGGAGGCTACCCATTATCCCTACGATGTAGCTCATGTTATGGGAATGGCTTATCGCAAAGATGTCTTCCAGAAGCAGTACTTCATCATCAACTCCTACGAGCAGCTATTTCACTCGACCGATCAGATTGAAGAGTACTTGCAAACTCACGCCGATCAGCCCGAAGCAGACTTTGAAACAAGCGTGTAA
- a CDS encoding sulfatase-like hydrolase/transferase encodes MTNPFAFSVKLILSTLLILFALTGYSQQPNVVLIMADDMGYECLSTYGSTSYQTPVLDSLAASGIQFAHCISQPLCTPSRVKIMTGLYNYRNYEYFGYLNENQYTFGNLMREAGYQTCIAGKWQLNGLAYTDEISSWNDDTRPKQFGFDEYCLWQLTKGRGEGERFANPLIEQNGKVLERNEDDYGPDIFADYILDFIERKKDQPFFVYYPMVLVHEPFVPTPDSEEWADKDRRYENDTAYFKDMVAYADKIVGRIADKLQKSGLDENTLLIFTGDNGTHPSVTSHTKQGTVQGAKGNTTSAGTHVPLIAYWPAMISEGRQHPGLVEFSDFFPTLAHLVDKPIQSDGKSLYSLLTNTDYQSRETAFVHYDPRWGNNVNQYRDQFVQTVDYKLYQDGRFFNIANDLLEKNPLNEASLTQTERKIHTRLVQEMKNHPDWKPAE; translated from the coding sequence ATGACTAACCCTTTTGCTTTCTCTGTTAAGCTGATCCTATCAACGCTGCTTATTCTTTTCGCACTTACTGGCTATAGCCAACAACCCAATGTGGTTCTGATTATGGCAGATGATATGGGCTATGAATGCTTAAGTACTTACGGCAGCACTTCCTATCAAACCCCAGTGCTGGACTCACTAGCAGCGAGCGGAATTCAGTTTGCCCATTGTATTTCTCAACCGCTGTGCACGCCCTCACGGGTGAAGATTATGACGGGCTTGTACAATTATCGTAACTACGAGTACTTCGGCTACCTCAACGAGAATCAATATACGTTTGGTAACTTGATGCGCGAGGCGGGCTACCAAACCTGTATCGCCGGAAAGTGGCAGCTTAATGGCCTAGCGTACACAGATGAGATTTCTAGTTGGAATGACGATACTCGCCCTAAGCAGTTTGGCTTTGATGAGTACTGTCTGTGGCAACTGACTAAAGGCAGGGGCGAAGGTGAACGTTTTGCTAATCCGTTGATTGAGCAAAATGGAAAGGTGCTAGAACGAAACGAAGACGATTATGGTCCAGACATCTTTGCCGACTACATTCTGGATTTTATTGAGCGGAAAAAAGACCAACCGTTCTTTGTGTATTATCCGATGGTGTTGGTTCATGAACCCTTTGTGCCCACTCCTGATTCTGAGGAATGGGCGGATAAAGACCGGCGATACGAAAACGATACCGCCTACTTTAAAGATATGGTTGCTTACGCTGATAAAATTGTAGGTAGAATTGCTGATAAGCTTCAGAAATCAGGTTTAGACGAAAACACGCTGTTAATATTTACCGGAGATAACGGCACTCATCCCTCGGTTACTTCTCACACCAAGCAAGGAACTGTTCAAGGGGCAAAAGGTAATACCACTAGTGCCGGAACCCACGTCCCGCTGATTGCCTACTGGCCTGCTATGATTAGCGAAGGAAGGCAACATCCGGGTTTAGTAGAATTCAGCGATTTCTTTCCAACTTTAGCGCACTTGGTAGATAAACCTATTCAATCAGATGGTAAAAGCCTGTATTCTCTACTGACTAATACCGACTACCAGTCTCGGGAAACCGCTTTTGTCCACTACGATCCTCGGTGGGGCAATAACGTAAATCAGTACCGTGACCAGTTTGTGCAGACAGTAGATTATAAGCTCTATCAGGATGGACGATTTTTTAATATTGCTAATGACTTGCTCGAGAAAAATCCACTCAATGAAGCCTCGCTCACCCAAACCGAGAGAAAAATTCACACTCGTTTGGTGCAAGAAATGAAGAACCACCCAGATTGGAAACCCGCGGAGTAG